A window of Candidatus Omnitrophota bacterium contains these coding sequences:
- the ilvC gene encoding ketol-acid reductoisomerase, with the protein MAKIYYDKDADLNLLKDKKIAIIGYGIQGRGQSLCLRDSGLNVIVSEMPGTPNFEQAIKDGFKPVSATEAAAAADIIQILTQDHVQAKVYNESIKPNLKKGKALCFSHGFNIRFKQIKPPKNVDVFMVAPKGPGALVRKMYEEGKGVPSLVAVYQNASGKALDIALAYAKGIKATTAGVIETTFEEETETDLFGEQAVLCGGASELIKAGFDTLIEAGYQPEIAYFEVLHELKLITDLIQERGISGMRRGVSNTACYGDLSRGPRIITERTRKEMKKILKEIKSGKFAKEWIKENEEGRPNFNKLIKAGDEHLIEKVGKQLREMMPWMKK; encoded by the coding sequence ATGGCAAAGATTTATTATGACAAGGATGCGGATTTGAATTTATTAAAAGATAAGAAAATTGCAATTATTGGTTATGGAATTCAAGGCCGGGGACAAAGTTTGTGCTTACGTGATTCAGGCCTTAATGTAATTGTTTCTGAAATGCCCGGAACTCCGAATTTTGAGCAGGCAATTAAGGATGGTTTTAAACCGGTATCAGCAACTGAGGCAGCTGCTGCAGCCGACATTATCCAGATTTTAACCCAGGATCATGTTCAGGCTAAGGTTTATAATGAAAGCATCAAGCCAAATTTGAAAAAAGGTAAAGCACTTTGTTTTTCGCACGGGTTTAATATTCGTTTTAAACAGATTAAACCTCCGAAAAACGTAGATGTTTTTATGGTTGCTCCTAAAGGACCCGGTGCATTGGTGCGTAAAATGTATGAAGAGGGCAAAGGAGTTCCTTCACTAGTTGCAGTTTATCAGAATGCAAGCGGCAAAGCGCTTGACATTGCTTTAGCTTATGCAAAAGGCATTAAAGCAACTACAGCGGGAGTAATTGAAACAACATTTGAAGAAGAAACTGAAACTGATTTGTTTGGCGAGCAGGCTGTTCTTTGCGGAGGAGCCTCTGAATTAATCAAGGCAGGTTTTGATACTTTGATTGAAGCAGGTTATCAGCCGGAGATCGCTTATTTTGAAGTTTTGCATGAGTTAAAACTAATTACTGACTTAATCCAGGAAAGAGGGATTTCCGGGATGAGGCGTGGAGTTTCAAACACAGCTTGTTATGGAGATTTAAGCCGCGGCCCAAGAATAATTACCGAAAGAACCCGCAAAGAAATGAAAAAGATATTAAAAGAAATTAAATCCGGCAAATTCGCCAAAGAGTGGATTAAGGAAAATGAAGAAGGCAGGCCGAATTTTAATAAATTAATTAAAGCAGGCGATGAGCATCTGATTGAGAAGGTTGGAAAGCAACTTCGTGAAATGATGCCATGGATGAAGAAGTAA
- a CDS encoding shikimate dehydrogenase, which yields MTPQDKQIYGLIGNPVKHSLSPAMHNAAFKALKINAEYQLFELKPEEIKKFISELNKINISGLNITVPYKEQIIPFLSLLSDEAKLIGAVNTIKVSGNKLAGFNTDAPGFIMHLTKDLKFSPQGKSVCIIGAGGAAKAVTVSLANAKVKSISIFDIDSKKMDALVSQLRNNFKAIKINSASSIDSLGIKECDLLVNTTPIGMRENDPCLVREELIHKDLLVYDVIYNPKETKLLKLAKEKGARFSNGLGMLLYQGVAAFEIWTEGKAPVEIMRAALEEGVKKL from the coding sequence ATGACCCCGCAAGATAAACAAATTTACGGATTAATAGGAAATCCTGTAAAACACAGCTTGTCTCCTGCCATGCATAATGCCGCTTTTAAGGCATTAAAAATAAATGCAGAATATCAATTATTTGAACTAAAACCGGAAGAAATAAAAAAATTTATCTCGGAGTTAAACAAGATCAATATTTCCGGGCTTAATATTACTGTGCCTTATAAGGAACAAATAATCCCTTTCTTAAGTTTGTTGTCCGATGAAGCAAAATTAATTGGTGCGGTCAATACAATCAAAGTTTCAGGAAATAAATTAGCAGGCTTTAATACTGATGCCCCGGGATTTATTATGCATCTTACAAAAGACTTAAAGTTCTCTCCTCAAGGAAAATCGGTTTGTATTATCGGCGCAGGAGGCGCAGCAAAGGCAGTTACAGTTTCTTTGGCAAATGCAAAAGTAAAATCGATTTCAATCTTTGATATTGACAGTAAAAAAATGGACGCTTTAGTCAGCCAACTAAGAAATAATTTTAAGGCAATTAAGATAAATTCAGCTTCTTCGATAGATAGCCTTGGCATAAAGGAATGTGATTTATTGGTTAATACGACACCTATAGGGATGAGGGAGAATGATCCTTGTCTTGTTAGAGAGGAGCTTATCCATAAAGATTTATTGGTTTACGATGTAATCTATAATCCTAAAGAAACAAAATTATTAAAGCTTGCTAAGGAAAAGGGCGCAAGATTTTCTAACGGGTTAGGGATGCTTTTATACCAAGGAGTAGCTGCTTTTGAGATTTGGACTGAAGGCAAGGCCCCAGTCGAAATAATGAGAGCAGCTTTAGAAGAAGGAGTTAAGAAATTATGA
- a CDS encoding 2-isopropylmalate synthase, protein MEKILIFDTTLRDGEQAPGASLNQAEKLEIAYALASLGVDVIEAGFPISSKGDFEAVKAVAKSIKGSIICGLARAINSDIDAACQAVKYARHPRVHVFLATSKIHMKYKLKKAEDEILRLAINSVKYAKKKCFDVEFSPEDASRTEREFLFKVVEAVIAAGATTVNIPDTVGYTEPQEYGSLISAIKENVPNIDNAVISVHCHNDLGLGVANSLEAIKNGARQVECTVNGIGERAGNASMEEIVMAIATRKDIFSGLTTNINKKEIYKTSRLVSKLTGFVIAPNKAIVGTNAFRHESGIHQDGVLKERSTYEIIRPEDVGFYGEGLVLGKHSGRHAFNERLKALGFKLSDTQLERAFERFKLLADKKKNIFDDDLITIVEEEIRVIKPLWQLNSFRVDSGTDLSPQAIVKLKKKGKIMEGSSSGDGPVDACFKAADKIAGIKGELLDYRLEAVTRGKDAIGEVNLRVKIKNKEFSGRGSSTDIIEASILAYLNAVNKYAV, encoded by the coding sequence ATGGAAAAAATATTAATATTTGATACGACGCTTCGCGACGGAGAACAAGCCCCGGGTGCGTCCCTTAACCAAGCGGAGAAGCTGGAAATTGCATATGCGCTCGCAAGCCTTGGAGTAGATGTAATTGAGGCAGGTTTTCCCATTTCTTCAAAAGGAGATTTTGAGGCGGTTAAGGCAGTTGCAAAATCAATTAAGGGTTCTATTATTTGCGGTTTGGCAAGAGCCATTAATAGTGATATAGACGCAGCCTGTCAGGCGGTTAAATACGCCAGGCATCCGCGTGTGCATGTTTTCTTGGCAACTTCTAAGATACATATGAAGTATAAGTTGAAGAAGGCCGAGGATGAGATTTTGCGCCTTGCTATCAATTCTGTTAAATACGCAAAGAAAAAATGTTTTGATGTAGAGTTTTCTCCGGAAGACGCTTCCCGCACGGAAAGAGAATTTCTTTTTAAGGTTGTGGAGGCTGTTATTGCTGCCGGAGCGACAACGGTTAATATCCCTGATACTGTTGGATACACTGAGCCTCAGGAATACGGCTCATTGATTTCTGCGATAAAAGAGAATGTCCCGAATATTGACAATGCGGTTATTTCAGTGCATTGCCATAATGATTTAGGGTTAGGGGTTGCAAATTCTTTGGAGGCAATAAAGAATGGGGCGCGCCAGGTTGAATGCACGGTTAATGGGATAGGAGAGCGCGCGGGAAATGCTTCCATGGAAGAGATTGTAATGGCAATTGCAACCCGCAAAGATATCTTTTCTGGCCTGACTACGAACATAAATAAAAAAGAAATTTATAAGACTTCGCGTTTGGTTAGCAAGCTTACAGGTTTTGTTATCGCCCCTAACAAGGCAATCGTCGGAACAAATGCTTTTCGGCATGAATCAGGTATACATCAGGATGGAGTCCTTAAAGAACGCTCTACTTATGAAATTATCCGTCCGGAAGACGTTGGTTTCTATGGAGAAGGCTTGGTTTTAGGGAAACATTCCGGAAGGCATGCGTTTAACGAGAGATTAAAGGCTCTTGGTTTTAAGCTTTCCGATACTCAGCTTGAACGGGCCTTTGAACGTTTTAAACTGCTAGCTGATAAAAAGAAGAATATATTTGATGACGATTTAATTACAATAGTTGAAGAGGAGATTAGAGTAATAAAGCCTCTTTGGCAATTAAATAGCTTCCGTGTTGACTCCGGTACCGACCTTTCTCCTCAGGCAATAGTAAAGCTAAAGAAAAAAGGCAAGATTATGGAAGGCTCTTCTTCTGGAGACGGTCCGGTGGATGCTTGTTTTAAGGCTGCTGATAAAATTGCCGGAATAAAAGGAGAGTTGCTTGATTACCGACTTGAAGCAGTTACAAGAGGAAAAGACGCAATCGGCGAGGTAAATCTCCGTGTTAAAATAAAGAATAAAGAATTCTCTGGCAGAGGGTCAAGTACCGATATAATTGAGGCTTCTATTTTGGCTTACCTAAACGCAGTCAATAAATATGCTGTCTAA
- a CDS encoding class II fructose-bisphosphate aldolase, producing the protein MGRRPLDVEKIAMDLIMTDDVAKKKALSKKILDIAYKNGVYPASIHEFYMARGKGEFSGFTVPAINLRSMTYDLARALFRTGKKNNTSAFIFEIAKSEMGYTNQIPQEYSAVVLAAALKEGHKGPVFIQADHTQVNAKKYKEDPEKELEALKALIKDAVEAGFYNIDIDSSTVVDLSKTDIKKQQLLNYEICAKLTQFIRQIQPRGIEVSVGGEIGEVGHQNSTPEDLRAFMDGFKEKLRKGRIGISKISIQTGTSHGGVVLPDGSIATVALDFNTLKTISELAKKEYGLAGAVQHGASTLPDEAFHKFSESDAAEVHLATGFQNMMLDSEYFPKDLKAKMYDWLKINAASERKEGESDEQFFYKARKKALGQFKKDIMSLPNDVRGKIAAQIEAKFDFLFKQLNNVNNKELVDKYTVLKRVIVRKPIEDSGVVHDGEGAD; encoded by the coding sequence ATGGGGAGAAGGCCTTTGGATGTAGAAAAAATAGCAATGGATTTAATAATGACTGATGATGTTGCGAAGAAGAAAGCATTATCAAAGAAAATACTTGATATCGCTTATAAAAATGGAGTTTATCCGGCGAGTATCCATGAATTTTATATGGCAAGAGGTAAGGGTGAATTTAGCGGGTTTACAGTGCCTGCGATAAATTTAAGAAGTATGACTTATGATTTGGCACGCGCTTTATTTAGAACAGGTAAGAAGAATAACACTAGTGCATTTATTTTTGAAATTGCCAAGTCTGAAATGGGCTATACCAACCAGATTCCTCAGGAATATTCTGCAGTTGTGCTGGCAGCAGCTCTTAAAGAAGGGCACAAGGGCCCTGTTTTTATTCAGGCGGACCACACTCAGGTTAATGCAAAGAAATATAAGGAAGACCCGGAGAAGGAATTGGAGGCTTTAAAAGCATTAATTAAAGACGCTGTTGAAGCAGGGTTTTATAACATTGATATTGATTCTTCAACTGTAGTAGATTTGTCAAAGACCGATATTAAAAAGCAGCAGCTACTTAATTATGAAATTTGTGCAAAGCTTACTCAATTTATCCGCCAGATCCAGCCGCGAGGGATTGAGGTTTCAGTCGGCGGTGAAATCGGTGAAGTAGGGCATCAGAATTCAACTCCCGAAGATTTGCGCGCATTTATGGACGGGTTTAAAGAAAAATTACGTAAAGGAAGAATCGGGATAAGCAAGATCAGCATTCAAACAGGTACTTCACATGGCGGAGTAGTCTTACCTGATGGCTCAATAGCTACTGTTGCGCTTGATTTTAATACATTAAAGACAATTTCTGAACTTGCGAAAAAAGAATATGGCTTAGCCGGTGCAGTTCAGCATGGCGCTTCAACTTTGCCGGACGAAGCATTCCATAAATTCTCAGAATCTGATGCTGCAGAAGTGCATTTAGCAACAGGTTTTCAGAATATGATGCTTGATAGTGAATATTTTCCTAAAGACCTGAAAGCAAAAATGTATGATTGGTTAAAGATAAATGCTGCCTCAGAAAGAAAAGAAGGCGAAAGCGATGAGCAGTTTTTCTATAAGGCACGTAAAAAAGCACTTGGGCAATTCAAGAAAGACATAATGAGTTTGCCTAATGATGTGCGTGGAAAGATTGCTGCCCAGATAGAGGCGAAGTTTGATTTTCTATTTAAGCAATTGAACAATGTTAATAATAAAGAATTGGTTGATAAATATACAGTTTTAAAACGCGTTATTGTGCGTAAGCCTATTGAAGATTCCGGGGTAGTTCATGACGGAGAAGGTGCTGATTAG
- the ilvN gene encoding acetolactate synthase small subunit: MKHTISVLVENKFGVLARISGLFSARGYNISSLAVSETLDPSISYMTIVVDTKDEQILEQIKKQLNKLIDVITITDFTKKEHVERELVLAKVNCAQKDKAKLEAVLKKYIAKVIQFKNNVAIIEAVGEQEQIQALLTVVAKFGVKELIRTGKIAIER; this comes from the coding sequence ATGAAACATACAATTTCGGTTTTAGTTGAGAATAAGTTTGGAGTCCTTGCCAGGATTTCAGGTTTATTTAGCGCTCGAGGATATAATATTTCTTCTTTGGCAGTCAGCGAAACGCTTGATCCGTCAATTTCTTATATGACCATAGTAGTTGACACTAAAGATGAGCAGATTTTAGAGCAGATTAAAAAGCAGTTAAATAAACTTATTGATGTTATCACAATAACGGATTTTACCAAGAAAGAACATGTGGAGAGAGAGCTTGTGTTGGCTAAAGTAAACTGTGCCCAGAAGGATAAGGCTAAATTGGAAGCTGTTTTAAAAAAATATATCGCTAAAGTAATCCAATTTAAAAATAATGTTGCGATTATTGAAGCAGTTGGCGAGCAGGAACAAATTCAAGCACTTTTAACTGTAGTAGCGAAATTTGGTGTTAAGGAATTAATTAGAACTGGTAAGATTGCGATAGAAAGATAA
- the ilvB gene encoding biosynthetic-type acetolactate synthase large subunit — MTGAQILIECLKREGVEVIFGYPGGQVLPLFDKLYDSDIKFILVRHEQGAAHAADGYSRATGKTGVCLATSGPGATNLTTGIANAYMDSIPMVAITGQVKSFLIGNDAFQEADVTGITRPITKHNYLVKDIKDLARTVREAFLIASTGRPGPVLIDIPSDVQLQDTEFIWPEEVEIKGYKPTLFGHPGQIKKAAKFIVNAKKPVIYAGGGIITSGAHRELKALAEKIQAPVTWTLMGIGCFPATNELSLGMLGMHGTAYANHAITEADLIIAVGARFDDRVTGRTDTFAPGAKVIHIDIDPSSISKNIRVDIPIVGDAKNILGELLEEIKKKADTSAWLKTIDGWKKKFPLKYKDSAGIIKPQYVIEQLWDLTKGDAIITTEVGQNQMWAAQWYKYIKPRTFLSSGGLGTMGFGFPAAMGAKIGCPEKQVIDIAGDGSIQMNIQELATCVCNKINVKVVILNNGYLGMVRQWQELFYKRRYSGVCITSPDFVKLAESYNAVGMRVTKKEDVRAALEKMLKIENTVFVDFHVEPEENVFPMVPAGEAINKMLEGLA; from the coding sequence ATGACAGGTGCACAAATATTAATTGAGTGTTTGAAGCGTGAAGGCGTTGAGGTGATTTTTGGTTACCCGGGCGGACAGGTTTTGCCTTTGTTTGATAAGCTTTATGATTCAGATATTAAGTTTATCCTGGTGCGCCATGAGCAAGGTGCAGCGCATGCTGCTGATGGCTATTCTCGCGCAACCGGAAAAACTGGAGTTTGCCTTGCAACCAGCGGGCCCGGAGCAACTAATCTTACTACTGGTATTGCCAATGCTTATATGGATTCAATCCCAATGGTGGCAATTACGGGCCAAGTTAAAAGCTTTCTTATCGGTAATGACGCTTTTCAGGAGGCTGATGTTACAGGTATAACACGCCCGATTACAAAGCACAATTATTTAGTTAAAGATATTAAGGATTTGGCAAGGACTGTACGGGAAGCTTTTTTGATTGCTTCAACTGGCAGGCCCGGCCCGGTTTTAATTGATATTCCTTCTGATGTGCAGCTTCAGGATACGGAATTTATCTGGCCCGAGGAAGTAGAAATTAAAGGTTATAAGCCAACGCTTTTTGGGCATCCCGGTCAAATTAAAAAAGCAGCTAAATTTATTGTTAACGCAAAAAAGCCTGTAATTTATGCAGGTGGCGGGATAATTACTTCGGGTGCTCATCGGGAATTAAAGGCTTTAGCAGAAAAGATTCAAGCCCCGGTAACCTGGACTTTAATGGGTATTGGATGTTTTCCGGCGACAAACGAGTTGTCTTTGGGTATGCTTGGTATGCATGGGACAGCCTATGCAAATCATGCAATTACCGAGGCTGATTTAATTATCGCAGTTGGTGCTCGTTTTGATGACCGCGTTACCGGTAGAACTGATACATTCGCGCCTGGAGCAAAAGTAATCCATATTGATATTGACCCATCCTCTATAAGCAAGAATATCCGGGTGGACATCCCGATTGTAGGAGATGCTAAAAATATCCTTGGAGAATTATTAGAAGAGATAAAGAAGAAAGCCGATACTTCAGCTTGGCTTAAGACAATAGATGGTTGGAAGAAAAAATTCCCTCTTAAATATAAAGATAGCGCGGGTATTATTAAGCCGCAGTATGTTATTGAACAACTTTGGGATTTGACCAAGGGAGACGCAATTATTACAACTGAAGTCGGGCAAAACCAGATGTGGGCAGCGCAATGGTATAAATATATTAAGCCACGCACTTTTCTCTCAAGCGGGGGATTAGGCACAATGGGTTTTGGTTTTCCTGCTGCAATGGGAGCAAAGATTGGATGCCCGGAAAAGCAAGTTATTGATATAGCGGGGGACGGTTCAATCCAGATGAATATCCAGGAGCTCGCTACTTGTGTGTGTAATAAGATAAATGTAAAGGTGGTTATTTTGAACAACGGTTATTTAGGAATGGTGCGGCAGTGGCAGGAGCTCTTTTATAAGAGACGTTATTCTGGCGTGTGTATCACGAGCCCTGATTTTGTAAAATTAGCAGAGAGTTATAATGCAGTTGGGATGCGTGTAACTAAAAAAGAAGACGTGCGAGCTGCTTTAGAGAAAATGCTTAAAATAGAAAATACTGTTTTCGTTGATTTTCATGTTGAGCCTGAAGAGAATGTGTTTCCGATGGTTCCGGCAGGCGAAGCAATCAATAAGATGTTAGAGGGGTTAGCATAA
- the ilvD gene encoding dihydroxy-acid dehydratase — MRSDKIKKGVERIPHRALLHATGLSRKDLDRPFIGIATSFTDLIPGHVGMRDLERFIERGVCYGGGVPFLFGVPGICDGLAMGHLGMCYPLALREIVADTIETVCNAHQLDGIVCLTNCDKITPGMLMGVARLNIPAIIVTAGPMLSGRYKQRKLAFVHDTFEAVALAKQGKISPEEVVCLEQEACPGAGSCQGLYTANTMACLTETMGMSLPGCGTALAASAKKRRIAQASGERIVELVKKDIKPLDIITKQSIENAIVVDMALGGSSNTVLHLMAIAHEAGVDFDLKSFDKIGKTTPHITSLEPVGAHYMEDLEYAGGIPAVLKRLKSKLNNTLTLSGKKVYDIADSAEIYDEDVIRPFNKAYHKEGGLAILFGNIAPDGAIVKQAAVNAKMMKFTGKAVVFNQEEEAMQAILNGKIKGGEVIVIRYEGPAGGPGMREMLAPTSAIVGMGLTDSVALITDGRFSGGTKGPCIGHVSPEAKSGGPIAILKDGDIITIDITNRKIDVKLTNTEIQKRLKAWKPIEPKIKKGYLARYSRLVSSADKGAVLK; from the coding sequence ATGCGTTCAGATAAAATTAAAAAAGGTGTTGAGAGGATTCCGCATCGCGCATTATTGCATGCAACCGGTTTATCAAGAAAAGATTTAGATAGGCCATTTATTGGGATTGCTACATCTTTTACTGATTTGATTCCCGGCCATGTTGGTATGCGGGACCTTGAGCGTTTTATTGAACGCGGCGTTTGCTATGGCGGAGGCGTACCTTTTCTGTTTGGTGTGCCTGGTATCTGCGACGGGCTTGCTATGGGGCATTTGGGGATGTGTTATCCTCTGGCTCTTCGTGAAATTGTTGCTGATACAATTGAAACAGTCTGTAATGCGCATCAATTAGACGGCATAGTTTGTCTTACTAATTGCGATAAAATTACTCCCGGTATGCTTATGGGTGTTGCGCGCTTAAATATTCCAGCGATTATTGTTACTGCAGGACCAATGCTTTCAGGACGCTACAAACAAAGAAAGCTTGCTTTTGTGCATGATACTTTTGAAGCTGTTGCCTTGGCAAAACAAGGTAAGATTTCTCCGGAAGAAGTAGTTTGTCTTGAGCAGGAAGCATGTCCGGGCGCTGGTTCTTGCCAGGGGTTATATACAGCAAATACCATGGCATGTTTAACCGAAACTATGGGTATGTCATTACCCGGATGCGGCACTGCTTTAGCAGCCTCTGCAAAAAAGCGCAGGATTGCACAGGCAAGCGGAGAACGCATTGTTGAATTGGTGAAAAAAGATATTAAGCCGCTTGATATTATTACCAAGCAATCTATAGAGAATGCAATTGTAGTTGATATGGCATTAGGTGGCTCAAGTAATACAGTCTTGCATTTAATGGCTATTGCCCATGAGGCAGGAGTAGATTTTGATTTAAAATCATTTGATAAAATCGGCAAAACTACCCCGCATATCACTTCTTTAGAGCCGGTGGGAGCTCATTATATGGAAGACTTGGAATATGCAGGAGGGATTCCCGCTGTTCTTAAGAGGTTAAAGAGCAAATTAAATAATACATTAACATTAAGCGGTAAAAAAGTATATGATATCGCGGATTCTGCGGAAATTTATGATGAAGATGTGATTCGTCCGTTTAACAAAGCATATCATAAAGAAGGCGGGCTTGCGATTTTATTTGGTAATATTGCTCCTGATGGCGCAATCGTAAAGCAGGCAGCAGTGAATGCAAAGATGATGAAGTTTACTGGCAAAGCCGTTGTGTTTAATCAGGAAGAAGAAGCAATGCAGGCAATCCTTAATGGGAAAATCAAAGGCGGCGAGGTTATAGTTATCCGCTATGAAGGCCCAGCAGGAGGGCCTGGTATGCGTGAGATGTTAGCGCCTACTTCAGCAATTGTTGGTATGGGGTTGACTGATTCAGTTGCTTTAATTACTGATGGACGCTTCTCTGGAGGGACAAAAGGCCCTTGTATAGGGCATGTTTCTCCTGAGGCAAAATCGGGCGGGCCCATTGCTATATTAAAAGACGGTGATATAATCACAATTGATATTACGAATAGAAAAATAGACGTAAAATTGACGAATACAGAAATTCAAAAAAGATTAAAGGCTTGGAAACCGATTGAGCCAAAGATTAAAAAAGGATATTTGGCGCGTTATTCAAGATTAGTTTCTTCAGCGGATAAAGGTGCGGTATTAAAATGA
- a CDS encoding prepilin peptidase produces MIAKIVVFLFGSIIGSFLNVCIHRMPLGESVVWPRSHCPQCKKRIPGYDNIPFLSFLFLGGKCRFCKKRISLRYPLVELLSAATFLTFYNIHGLSYEFFFYSIFVCALIIATFVDIKHRIIPDEISVGGIIIGFILSSVKGFSLAPLTWSWAPLRNSLLGIIIGGGIIYLTGFLFDVVYFKLLKKPPIQGETESMGGGDVKLLAMIGAFLGWKLALITFFLAPFLGIIIGVYNLLLKKDHTIPYGPFLSIAAVISIFYADKIIATFFMH; encoded by the coding sequence ATGATAGCAAAAATAGTTGTTTTCCTTTTTGGCTCAATTATCGGAAGCTTCTTAAATGTATGTATCCATCGTATGCCGCTTGGTGAATCGGTTGTTTGGCCGCGTTCGCATTGCCCTCAGTGCAAGAAGAGAATCCCCGGGTACGATAATATCCCATTCTTAAGCTTCTTGTTTTTAGGCGGCAAATGCCGGTTTTGCAAAAAGAGAATTTCTTTGCGTTATCCATTAGTAGAGCTGCTAAGTGCTGCAACCTTTTTAACTTTTTATAATATCCATGGCTTAAGTTATGAGTTCTTTTTTTATTCAATCTTTGTCTGTGCTTTGATTATCGCGACATTCGTAGATATAAAACACCGTATAATCCCTGATGAAATCTCTGTCGGAGGGATAATTATCGGTTTTATATTAAGTTCGGTTAAAGGTTTTTCGCTTGCGCCACTTACTTGGAGTTGGGCGCCCCTGCGTAATTCTCTTTTGGGTATTATTATAGGAGGCGGTATTATTTATTTAACCGGTTTTCTTTTTGACGTAGTCTATTTTAAGCTTTTAAAGAAACCCCCTATTCAGGGTGAAACAGAGTCTATGGGCGGGGGAGATGTGAAGCTTTTAGCGATGATCGGCGCTTTCCTTGGATGGAAATTAGCTTTGATTACCTTCTTCTTAGCGCCTTTCTTAGGGATAATAATTGGCGTCTATAATCTTTTGTTAAAAAAAGACCATACTATTCCTTATGGCCCATTTTTGTCAATAGCGGCAGTCATTTCAATATTCTACGCAGATAAAATAATTGCTACGTTTTTTATGCACTAA